From the Eremothecium cymbalariae DBVPG#7215 chromosome 6, complete sequence genome, one window contains:
- a CDS encoding 60S ribosomal protein eL13 (similar to Ashbya gossypii ADR257C) translates to MAISKNLPILKNHFRKHWQERVRVHFDQAGKKVARRTARAVKAAKVAPKPLDLLRPVVRAPTIKYNRKVRAGRGFTLAEVKAAGLTAAYARTIGIAVDHRRQNRNQEIFDLNVQRLKEYQSKIIIFPRKGAAPATEQVLSTAASFPIEQPVTDVETRAVEDNGESAYRALRMARSDKKYNGIREKRAKEKAEAEAEQKK, encoded by the coding sequence CTATCTCCAAGAATTTAccaattttgaagaaccaCTTCAGAAAGCACTGGCAAGAACGTGTCAGAGTTCACTTTGACCAAGCAGGTAAGAAGGTCGCCAGACGTACTGCCAGAGCTGTCAAGGCCGCCAAGGTTGCCCCAAAGCCATTGGACTTATTGAGACCAGTTGTCAGAGCTCCAACCATCAAGTACAACAGGAAGGTTAGAGCTGGTAGAGGTTTCACCTTGGCTGAAGTTAAGGCTGCTGGTTTGACCGCTGCTTATGCCAGAACCATTGGTATTGCCGTGGACCACAGACGTCAAAACAGAAACCAAGAAATCTTTGATTTGAATGTTCAGAGATTGAAGGAGTATCAATCCAAGATCATCATTTTCCCAAGAAAGGGTGCTGCTCCAGCTACTGAGCAGGTTTTGTCCACTGCCGCCTCTTTCCCAATTGAACAACCAGTTACCGACGTTGAGACCAGGGCTGTTGAAGATAACGGTGAGTCTGCTTACAGAGCTCTAAGAATGGCCAGATCCGACAAGAAGTACAATGGTATCAGAGAAAAGAGAGCCAAGGAAAAGGCTGAAGCTGAAGCTGAACAGAAGAAATAA
- the RPP1A gene encoding ribosomal protein P1 (similar to Ashbya gossypii ADR256W) encodes MSVETALSYAALILADAEVEISSEKLLTLAKAANVEIEGIWADIYARALDSQNLKDLLVKFEGGAAAAPVVGAAAGGAAAEEEAEEKEEEAKEESDDDMGFGLFD; translated from the coding sequence ATGTCTGTTGAAACTGCTTTGTCCTACGCTGCTTTGATCTTGGCTGACGCTGAGGTGGAAATCTCTTCTGAGAAATTGTTGACTTTGGCTAAAGCGGCCAatgttgaaattgaagGTATCTGGGCGGATATTTACGCCAGGGCTTTGGATTCCCAGAACTTGAAAGATTTGTTGGTCAAGTTTGAAGgtggtgctgctgctgctccagTTGttggtgctgctgctggaggtgctgctgctgaagagGAGGctgaagaaaaggaagaggaagCTAAAGAAGAGTCTGACGATGATATGGGTTTCGGTTTGTTCGACTAA
- the SIP5 gene encoding Sip5p (similar to Ashbya gossypii ADR255W) encodes MGNATGKLEHDELESINQRSGGGHKQYRSFSNSSAASTGSLANDTLRSRRASSLVGNLLNASGMSRLESCNGNPYRKRLTKEKERIREQHVKQLMVKYDENVDGGYLASYACYKLDKLDYNANVVRALVVERKLAPFYTPLQDFDSSWTREELIKVIDSLILHAAFEENAEEFEGVEIGDIYANDIENLVDRSLSGREQRKQRSKVFKARLYRKRILWQEAENERFLEAKQASKQKGVLDKWLPSDDLKYDLYKNGSECPICFLYFPEPMNISRCCLQPICTECFVQIKRQDPHFPHEEVDAVRDPHTYDDKDPNMLISEPASCPYCATPCFGITYDPPTNRTVGILGSPPSSYVSQSRPIDTSTSQHREGTSACLQELSLQNPPSRRHSVEHQHPSVVTSDMIRPDWEIKLIKERTKLARRSANATAIHVSNRLVDPEHHRGYSHSLTSGTSTFNSNSSVAHELEEEMIRHAMRLSLLEQQHREHS; translated from the coding sequence ATGGGTAACGCTACGGGGAAGTTGGAGCATGATGAATTGGAGAGTATCAACCAGAGAAGCGGGGGTGGGCATAAGCAGTATAGATCGTTTTCTAATTCTAGTGCCGCGTCGACGGGTAGTCTGGCGAATGATACTCTAAGGTCGCGGAGGGCTTCGTCGTTGGTTGggaatttattgaatgcCAGTGGTATGTCTAGGTTAGAATCTTGTAACGGGAATCCGTATCGTAAAAGACTCACTAAGGAGAAGGAACGGATTCGGGAGCAGCATGTTAAGCAGTTGATGGTTAAATATGACGAGAACGTAGATGGGGGTTATTTGGCGTCGTACGCTTGCTATAAACTTGATAAGTTAGATTATAACGCAAATGTAGTTCGGGCGCTTGTTGTGGAGAGGAAGTTAGCTCCTTTCTACACTCCTCTACAAGATTTCGATTCTAGCTGGACTCGAGAGGAATTGATTAAGGTGATTGATAGTTTGATACTCCATGCTGCATTCGAAGAAAATGCAGAAGAGTTTGAAGGGGTTGAAATTGGAGACATATATGCCAATGACATAGAAAATTTAGTGGATAGATCGTTATCTGGACGTGAACAACGCAAACAGCGTTCCAAGGTGTTCAAGGCTAGGCTTTATCGCAAGCGTATTTTATGGCAGGAAGCAGAAAATGAACGTTTTCTCGAAGCTAAACAAGCGTCGAAGCAGAAGGGAGTTCTTGATAAGTGGCTCCCCAGCGACGATTTGAAGTATGATCTTTACAAGAACGGCTCAGAGTGTCctatttgttttctttaCTTCCCAGAACCGATGAACATCTCCCGCTGCTGTTTACAACCGATATGCACGGAATGCTTTGTTCAAATCAAACGCCAAGATCCGCATTTCCCTCACGAGGAAGTTGATGCAGTCCGCGATCCACATACATACGATGACAAGGACCCGAATATGTTAATTTCTGAACCGGCAAGCTGCCCTTACTGTGCAACTCCGTGTTTCGGAATCACCTACGACCCACCAACGAACAGAACCGTTGGTATCCTAGGCTCTCCACCAAGCAGCTATGTTTCCCAATCACGCCCCATCGATACCTCGACGTCTCAGCACCGCGAAGGCACCTCTGCGTGCCTGCAGGAACTCTCTCTTCAAAATCCGCCGTCCCGCCGTCACTCCGTTGAACATCAACATCCCTCCGTCGTCACCTCGGATATGATTCGTCCAGACTGGGAAATAAAGCTAATCAAAGAACGAACGAAACTCGCACGCAGATCAGCAAATGCTACAGCTATACATGTCAGCAACCGGCTTGTTGATCCAGAACACCACAGAGGCTACAGCCATTCGTTGACTAGCGGCACATCCACCTTCAATAGCAACAGCTCTGTTGCACATGAACTAGAAGAAGAGATGATCCGCCACGCTATGCGCCTCAGCTTACTCGAACAACAACACCGTGAACACAGCTAA
- a CDS encoding alpha-keto acid decarboxylase family protein (similar to Ashbya gossypii ADR254W), producing the protein MSTYTEQHNVPPQIPLGKYLFHRLNQLNVTTIFGLPSEFNSPLLDQIYQIPSMRWCGNANELNASYAADGYSRIKRLSCLVTTFGVGEMSVLNGIAGSFSEHVAVLHVVGMPPSSAQLKKLLLHHTLGNSDYDIFHRLASDICVHTAVLKESDNICDVIDNCIVRCYNQQQPVYCGIPVNLAGHLVDSKSLDSPLHLMRGFNQPISDAVEELVDILLEKIYSAQHPVIVADGCASRHDCIEELTEIAQKTGFPLCCTPMGKGSFDEQSKRYVGVYMGSISSPQVREVVDFADFVLVAGALTADYATSSYHFCYKPKNIVLLFDKYAKVSGTKTYPDVRLKDVLQLLARCLDPTKLQYIQEEIPESSCLRVKPDANTPLRQEWMWARLSHWFRPGDVIVTEMGTSGLGVNQIKFPSGTKVVSQPLWGSLGYSVGACLGVLIAVQEESRGNRLKDNRIILFVGDGALQLTVQEISTIIKWGLAPYIFVINNQGYTIDRLLSRDTHHATADYYNIQPWNNLSIIPAFGGTNYDVRKVVKVGQLDQLLKDQRFSNQDILKMVEIILPSMDAPQALLENYVSSDIEHSTQPKRPKLA; encoded by the coding sequence ATGTCAACTTATACTGAGCAGCATAATGTTCCACCCCAGATCCCTTTGGGGAAATATTTATTCCATAGATTGAATCAGCTTAATGTCACTACAATTTTTGGGCTTCCGAGCGAATTTAACTCCCCATTACTCGATCAAATCTATCAGATACCCTCGATGCGATGGTGTGGTAATGCTAACGAACTTAATGCTTCGTATGCTGCCGACGGCTACTCCCGTATTAAACGTCTTTCATGCCTGGTTACAACTTTCGGGGTCGGTGAAATGTCAGTGCTTAACGGAATCGCCGGGTCATTTTCGGAGCATGTTGCAGTATTGCATGTTGTTGGGATGCCACCGTCATCAGCGCAGCTTAAGAAACTGCTTCTCCATCACACCCTGGGCAATAGTGATTATGACATTTTCCATAGATTGGCAAGTGATATCTGTGTTCATACTGCTGTACTTAAGGAGAGCGATAACATCTGTGATGTGATTGACAACTGTATCGTTCGTTGTTataaccaacaacaaccgGTTTATTGTGGAATCCCCGTGAATCTTGCAGGCCACTTGGTCGATAGCAAAAGCTTAGATTCTCCGCTACATTTAATGCGTGGTTTCAACCAACCTATCAGTGATgcagttgaagaacttgTGGACATATTGCTggaaaaaatatattcgGCACAACATCCAGTCATTGTGGCAGATGGTTGTGCTTCTAGACATGACtgtattgaagaattaacAGAAATTGCACAGAAAACCGGCTTTCCGCTTTGTTGTACACCAATGGGCAAAGGGTCGTTTGATGAACAAAGTAAACGTTATGTTGGGGTCTATATGGGGTCTATATCTTCTCCTCAAGTACGAGAGGTGGTGGACTTTGCTGATTTCGTCCTTGTGGCAGGCGCACTCACTGCCGATTACGCTACTTCTTCCTACCATTTCTGTTACAAGCCCAAAAAcattgttcttcttttcgATAAATATGCCAAAGTATCAGGTACAAAAACGTACCCTGATGTACGCTTAAAAGACGTTTTACAGTTGCTCGCTCGATGCCTGGACCCAACCAAACTACAATACATCCAGGAAGAAATCCCGGAAAGCTCCTGTCTGCGTGTCAAACCGGATGCTAATACACCACTTAGACAGGAGTGGATGTGGGCCCGTCTGTCTCATTGGTTTAGACCTGGAGACGTTATCGTGACCGAAATGGGCACTTCTGGACTCGGAGTGAACCAAATTAAATTCCCTTCTGGCACAAAAGTTGTTTCCCAGCCTCTCTGGGGGTCTTTGGGTTATTCCGTTGGTGCTTGCCTCGGCGTTCTCATCGCGGTCCAAGAGGAATCCAGAGGTAACCGACTTAAAGATAACAGGATTATTCTCTTTGTTGGCGACGGTGCTTTACAACTTACCGTCCAAGAGATAAGTACCATCATCAAATGGGGATTGGccccatatatatttgtcATTAACAACCAGGGATATACTATTGATAGATTATTAAGCCGTGATACACATCATGCAACAGCTGATTACTACAATATTCAACCCTGGAACAACCTTTCAATAATCCCCGCATTTGGCGGTACCAATTACGACGTCCGTAAAGTCGTCAAGGTTGGCCAACTAGACCAACTCTTAAAAGACCAAAGATTTTCGAATCAAGATATACTAAAAATGGTCGAGATAATTCTCCCCTCAATGGACGCTCCACAAGCacttttggaaaattatGTTTCCTCAGACATCGAACACTCGACTCAACCAAAACGGCCAAAACTAGCCTGA
- a CDS encoding GSK family serine/threonine-protein kinase (similar to Ashbya gossypii ADR253W) encodes MQQSEVRDGQQQQQHAETMDITHITNPTVTKQVYKGHSRRTGAGAANSNNHHGNRTGNNENHSHNSNIHIYNNGKGNNNNNNSNNSNSNNNGSSNGGQESGGGAETQTEAEEELVEITYPATEVVGHGSFGVVFTTVIEQTGEKVAIKKVLQDKRFKNRELEIMKLLEHVNVVDLRYHFYESEPQTNEVYLNLILEYMPQSLYQRLRHFVTSRTLMPRDEIKVYMFQLFKSLNYLHRVARVCHRDIKPQNLLVDAESLQLKLCDFGSAKQLKPTEPNVSYICSRYYRAPELIFGATNYTTQIDIWSTGCVMAELLLGQPMFPGESGIDQLVEIIKILGTPTRPEICAMNENYSDHKFPQIKPIPLSKVFKREDPETVQLLNDVLQYDPTKRFNALLALCSSYFDDITCLARGDTETTTTTTTTTASGARGGASNAPAELWQGICHNLQLMQFAADEFNDLNDLEKSLVQSKLILHTRSD; translated from the coding sequence ATGCAGCAGTCGGAAGTCCGAGAtgggcagcagcagcagcagcacgCCGAAACAATGGACATTACTCACATTACTAATCCCACAGTGACCAAACAGGTCTACAAAGGACACAGCAGAAGGACGGGGGCCGGGGCGGCCAATAGCAACAATCACCATGGTAACCGTACGGGGAACAATGAGAACCACAGTCACAATAGTAACATTCatatttataataatgGTAAgggtaataataataacaataatagtaataatagtaatagtaataataatggtaGCAGTAACGGGGGGCAGGAGAGCGGCGGTGGTGCGGAGACGCAGACGGAGGCCGAGGAGGAGTTGGTGGAGATCACGTACCCGGCCACAGAGGTTGTCGGGCACGGGTCGTTTGGGGTTGTGTTTACGACGGTGATAGAGCAGACCGGGGAGAAGGTGGCGATCAAGAAGGTGCTGCAGGACAAGAGGTTTAAGAACCGGGAGTTGGAGATTATGAAGCTTCTAGAACATGTGAACGTGGTGGATCTGCGCTACCATTTCTACGAGAGCGAGCCGCAGACGAACGAGgtatatttgaatttgattctGGAGTACATGCCGCAGTCGTTGTATCAGCGGCTACGGCATTTTGTGACGAGCCGGACGCTGATGCCACGTGACGAGATCAAGGTTTACATGTTCCAGCTGTTCAAGTCGCTCAACTATCTGCACCGGGTGGCGCGGGTGTGCCATAGGGACATCAAGCCGCAGAATCTGCTGGTGGACGCGGAGAGTTTGCAGCTCAAGCTGTGCGACTTTGGGTCGGCGAAGCAGCTGAAGCCGACGGAGCCCAATGTGTCATACATTTGCTCGCGGTACTACAGGGCGCCGGAGTTGATATTCGGTGCTACGAACTATACCACGCAGATCGATATCTGGTCCACGGGGTGTGTGATGGCGGAGTTGCTTCTGGGGCAGCCGATGTTCCCTGGGGAGTCGGGGATCGACCAGTTGGTCGAGATTATCAAGATTTTGGGCACGCCTACGAGACCGGAGATCTGTGCGATGAATGAGAATTACTCTGACCACAAGTTCCCGCAGATCAAGCCCATTCCGCTGAGCAAAGTTTTCAAGCGCGAAGACCCGGAGACCGTGCAGCTGCTAAACGATGTGCTGCAGTATGACCCCACAAAACGGTTCAATGCTTTACTGGCATTGTGCAGTTCCTATTTTGATGACATTACTTGCCTCGCTCGGGGCGATACGGAGACGACGACGACaacgacgacgacgacaGCCAGCGGTGCAAGAGGTGGCGCTTCTAACGCGCCTGCAGAACTCTGGCAAGGTATATGCCACAATTTGCAATTGATGCAGTTCGCTGCTGATGAGTTTAACGATTTGAACGACCTGGAAAAATCCTTAGTACAATCTAAGTTGATACTACACACTCGCTCAGATTGA
- the PSO2 gene encoding DNA cross-link repair protein PSO2 (similar to Ashbya gossypii ADR250C), with protein sequence MRKSIVEVNRKDVRYKKERKPLGLRQSKLFEFDIPRTSNPLDRSSRSCTVLGGAPGAVLQGSKEPEVITVLEDDVEYVSSDDCEGNLGASQRKTLFVQSSEDMEEDVAETGDICEILDDPEPYEVNSEVICPLCLTDLSFLYLHEREAHCDQCLLARSSVRRKRSIPLPDVKKLKFSEVTIVVDGFNFMDNSEVKYYFLSHFHADHYQGLCQSWKQGRLFCSQITANLVISKFKIDVDQITILKLNEPLYITPRLRCFPLDANHCPGALILLFEELDFNGSVLHSVLHTGDFRATNGMIRSLDQLTCGRELDSVYLDTTYLNPNYHFPLQRSVLKLTASFAAQISQTGIRTYFGDTQKSILTFMKSTRDKIISQKRFRYIYLIATYSIGKEKLAISIAEELQTKIYIPLNSPKHDLIKQYMDWIPSNIITHNIQESCVHLVSFDVLSSKESIDKYLLTVPPIYEDIVGFNPTGWSYDNGRKYMSSEATIKRFQSAESRYKYVIDLIRDCSVDELKIETFRSQYKPHKKYQVFKVPYSEHSSFKDLCVFLTKVPVSRVYSTVNLHDSEMHSMWFDTWRRIRNEMLH encoded by the coding sequence ATGAGAAAGAGTATTGTTGAAGTGAATAGGAAGGATGTACGATATAAGAAGGAAAGGAAGCCGTTGGGTTTGCGGCAGTCGAAACTCTTTGAGTTTGATATCCCGCGTACCAGCAATCCGTTGGatcgcagcagcaggagtTGCACCGTACTTGGAGGAGCACCAGGGGCCGTGCTACAGGGTTCAAAGGAGCCGGAGGTGATTACTGTTCTTGAAGATGATGTTGAGTATGTTTCTTCGGATGATTGTGAGGGTAATTTAGGTGCATCGCAGCGGAAAACCCTGTTTGTTCAAAGTTCGGAAGATATGGAGGAAGATGTTGCTGAAACAGGGGATATTTGTGAGATATTGGATGATCCAGAACCATATGAGGTGAATTCTGAGGTTATCTGTCCTCTATGTCTTACtgatttatcttttttgtatCTCCATGAACGAGAAGCTCACTGTGACCAGTGCCTTCTTGCCAGGAGCTCGGTTAGACGCAAGAGATCCATTCCGCTTCCCGATGTGAAGAAACTTAAATTCTCAGAGGTTACTATAGTCGTTGACGGGTTTAATTTTATGGATAATAGTGAGGTGAagtattattttctttccCATTTTCATGCAGATCATTATCAAGGTCTTTGTCAAAGTTGGAAACAAGGGCGGTTGTTTTGTTCACAAATAACCGCAAACTTGgtaatttcaaaatttaaGATCGATGTGGACCAAATAACCATACTGAAACTCAATGAGCCTCTTTATATAACCCCTCGTTTGCGGTGTTTCCCCTTGGATGCAAACCATTGTCCAGGAGCCCTGATATTgttatttgaagagttGGATTTTAATGGTAGTGTGCTGCACAGTGTGCTGCATACAGGTGACTTTCGAGCTACCAATGGTATGATACGAAGCCTTGATCAGCTCACTTGTGGGAGAGAGTTGGACAGTGTATACCTTGATACCACATATCTTAACCCTAATTACCATTTCCCCCTTCAGAGATCTGTTCTTAAGCTTACTGCATCGTTTGCTGCTCAAATTAGTCAAACAGGGATTCGTACGTATTTTGGTGATACTCAAAAGTCTATTCTAACCTTTATGAAGTCAACCCGCGATAAGATTATATCTCAGAAGAGGTTTCGATACATTTACCTTATTGCAACGTATTCTATAGGTAAGGAAAAACTTGCTATTTCGATCGCTGAAGAgcttcaaacaaaaatatacaTTCCCCTCAACTCACCCAAACACGATCTCATTAAGCAATATATGGATTGGATCCCAAGCAATATAATTACCCATAATATACAGGAATCATGCGTCCATCTGGTTTCGTTCGACGtactttcttcaaaagaatcAATTGacaaatatcttttaaCTGTGCCTCCAATTTACGAAGATATTGTGGGATTTAACCCTACTGGATGGTCTTATGATAATGGACGTAAATACATGTCCTCAGAGGCAACTATCAAGCGATTCCAAAGCGCTGAATCaagatataaatatgtgATTGATCTAATAAGGGATTGTTCGGTGGATGAATTGAAAATCGAGACCTTTAGATCGCAGTACAAACCTCACAAGAAGTATCAAGTTTTTAAGGTCCCATATTCAGAGCATTCCAGTTTTAAAGACTTGTGCGTTTTTCTAACAAAGGTACCCGTTTCCCGAGTCTATTCAACTGTTAATCTTCATGATTCCGAAATGCATTCTATGTGGTTTGACACTTGGAGAAGAATAAGGAACGAAATGTTGCATTAA